A single window of Dermacentor albipictus isolate Rhodes 1998 colony chromosome 1, USDA_Dalb.pri_finalv2, whole genome shotgun sequence DNA harbors:
- the LOC139054392 gene encoding uncharacterized protein, translated as MMHVAMYLDDITVTGSDDEDFLQNLHNVLARLQDAGLKLKLEKCVFLAPSKEQDRALQLSKELITKASVLVHFDPAKPVVLTVDASPYGVGAVLAHRDNLFRRTMHRWMGGLEGRLSPTNDAESE; from the exons ATGATGCACGTGGCGATGTACTTGGACGACATCACGGTTACTGGCAGCGATGACGAGGACTttctgcagaacctgcacaacgtcctggcacgactgcaggacgccggcctcaagctcaagctggaaaagtgcgttTTCCTAGCCCCCAGC aaggagcaggaccgggcCTTGCAGctcagcaaggagctaatcaccaaggcttcagtgctggtgcacttcgatcctgccaagcctgtcgtccttACTGTAGATGCATCGCCGTATGgtgtgggagccgtcctggcacaCCGGGACAACTTGTTCCGTCGCACCATGCATCGGTGGATGGGAG GCTTGGAGGGACGCCTGTCACCGACAAATGATGCCGAGAGCGAGtag